In Nicotiana tabacum cultivar K326 chromosome 19, ASM71507v2, whole genome shotgun sequence, one DNA window encodes the following:
- the LOC107763417 gene encoding FT-interacting protein 3, translating to MSNLKLGVEVVGAHNLLSKDGKGSSSPFVELHFDGQKFRTTIKEKDLDPYWNETFYFNISDPNDLTSLTFEALVYSNNKSSNSKSSLGKVKINGSSFVPYSDAVLLHYPLERAGFLSRARGELSLKVFITDDPSVRVSNVFPAVDSSTHISSLSSLSDEPTQQIPDLTPEPVANGRKGSRRTFHHLPNSKHQQQEPYSSFADSRQPTRFGADQMKSTSQGPKLVRMYSGSSSQPVEYSLKETSPFLGGGRIVGGRVIRGGRPSSTYDLVEPMQFLFVRVVKARDLPSKDLTGSLDPYVEVRVGNYKGVTQHFEKNQDPEWNTVFAFAKERMQSSVLDVVVKDKDMIKDDFVGIVRVDLHEVPTRVPPDSPLAPEWYRLENKKGEKKKGELMLAVWIGTQADEAFPDAFHTDVASPIDMSVPSSQIRGKVYHSPRLWYVRVNVIEAQDLVVSEKNHFPDVYVKAHIGNQVLKTKPIRTQTMNALWNEDLMFVAAEPFDEHLILSVEDRVASNKGEALGVVIIPLNTVERRADDRFVRSRWYNLQEPGSVEIEEPKRKDKFSSRINLRVSLDGGYHVLDESTHYSSDLRPTAKQLWKPSIGILELGILNIDALHPSKSRDGKGTTDTYCVAKYGHKWVRTRTVIDSLNPKFNEQYTWEVYDPATVLTVGVFDNGQLGEKSSNGKRDMKIGKVRIRISTLETGRVYTHSYPLLVLHPSGVKKMGELHLAIRFSCASMVNMMFLYSRPLLPKMHYVKPLSVAQQDLLRHQAVNIVAARLSRAEPPLRKEVVEYMSDADAHLWSMRRSKANFFRLMSVFNGLFSVGKWFGDVCMWKNPITTSLVHVLFLMLVCFPELILPTIFLYMCLIGLWNYQYRPRYPPHMNTRISHADSTHPDELDEEFDTFPTSRSSELVRMRYDRLRSLAGRIQTVVGDVATQGERIQALLSWRDPRATILFIIFCLLAAIVLYATPFQVFGVLSGFYAMRHPRFRHKLPSAPLNFFRRLPAKTDSML from the coding sequence ATGAGTAACCTCAAGCTTGGGGTTGAAGTTGTTGGTGCCCACAATCTCCTGTCTAAAGATGGGAAAGGCTCATCTAGTCCCTTTGTAGAGCTTCACTTTGATGGCCAAAAGTTTCGCACCACAATCAAAGAAAAAGATCTGGACCCTTATTGGAATGAAACTTTCTATTTCAACATTTCTGATCCTAATGACTTGACAAGCCTCACATTTGAAGCTCTTGTTTACAGCAATAACAAATCAAGCAATTCTAAATCATCTCTTGGGAAGGTTAAGATCAATGGATCGTCCTTTGTTCCATACTCTGATGCTGTTCTTTTGCATTACCCTTTGGAAAGGGCAGGCTTTCTCTCCCGTGCTAGGGGAGAGCTTAGCTTGAAAGTCTTTATAACTGATGATCCATCAGTTAGAGTATCAAACGTGTTTCCTGCAGTGGATTCTTCAACACATATCAGTTCCCTTTCAAGCCTAAGTGATGAACCTACACAACAAATTCCGGATTTAACACCTGAACCAGTTGCTAATGGTAGAAAAGGGTCTAGACGCACATTCCACCACCTGCCAAACTCGAAGCATCAACAACAAGAGCCGTATTCTTCCTTTGCAGATTCCCGTCAACCAACAAGATTTGGGGCTGATCAGATGAAATCTACCTCTCAGGGGCCAAAACTAGTGAGGATGTACTCAGGTTCATCTTCACAGCCAGTGGAATATTCACTGAAAGAGACAAGCCCTTTCCTTGGAGGAGGGCGTATAGTTGGGGGCCGAGTTATTCGAGGTGGCAGGCCATCCAGCACATATGATCTTGTTGAGCCTATGCAATTCCTGTTTGTAAGAGTTGTGAAAGCACGAGATCTGCCTTCTAAAGATCTCACGGGAAGTCTTGACCCTTATGTTGAAGTAAGAGTTGGGAACTACAAAGGAGTCACACAGCACTTCGAGAAGAATCAAGATCCAGAATGGAATACAGTTTTTGCTTTTGCTAAAGAAAGAATGCAGTCTTCTGTTCTGGATGTTGTGGTTAAGGATAAGGATATGATAAAAGATGACTTTGTTGGGATTGTTCGAGTTGATCTGCATGAAGTTCCAACCCGAGTTCCTCCCGATAGTCCATTGGCTCCAGAGTGGTATCGCCTGGAAAACAAGAAAGGCGAGAAAAAGAAGGGGGAACTGATGCTTGCTGTGTGGATTGGTACACAAGCTGACGAAGCATTCCCTGATGCTTTTCATACAGATGTAGCTAGTCCAATAGATATGTCAGTGCCCTCCTCACAAATCCGCGGAAAAGTGTATCATTCTCCTAGGCTGTGGTATGTTCGTGTCAATGTTATTGAAGCACAGGACTTAGTTGTGTCAGAGAAAAATCATTTTCCTGATGTCTATGTGAAGGCTCATATTGGTAACCAGGTGCTGAAGACAAAACCAATTAGAACTCAAACAATGAATGCTCTGTGGAATGAGGATCTGATGTTCGTTGCTGCTGAACCGTTTGATGAACATCTGATTCTGTCAGTTGAGGATCGTGTTGCTTCCAACAAAGGTGAGGCCCTGGGAGTGGTCATTATCCCATTAAACACTGTTGAAAGGCGTGCAGATGATCGATTTGTTCGATCAAGATGGTATAACCTCCAAGAACCCGgttcagttgagatcgaagagccAAAGAGGAAAGACAAGTTTTCCAGTAGGATCAATCTTCGTGTATCACTAGATGGAGGATACCATGTACTTGATGAGTCTACTCATTATAGTAGTGATCTTCGACCGACAGCAAAGCAGCTTTGGAAGCCATCAATTGGTATATTGGAATTAGGTATCCTGAATATTGATGCACTACACCCATCAAAATCAAGAGATGGAAAGGGTACAACAGACACATATTGTGTGGCAAAGTATGGTCACAAGTGGGTGCGGACCAGGACAGTTATTGACAGCTTAAACCCGAAGTTTAATGAGCAATACACTTGGGAAGTCTATGATCCAGCTACTGTTCTCACAGTTGGGGTTTTTGACAATGGACAGCTTGGAGAAAAAAGTTCAAATGGCAAAAGAGACATGAAAATTGGGAAGGTTCGTATTCGGATCTCAACACTTGAAACTGGTCGAGTATACACGCACTCTTATCCATTGCTTGTCCTTCACCCGTCAGGTGTGAAGAAGATGGGAGAATTGCATCTTGCTATACGATTTTCATGTGCATCGATGGTCAACATGATGTTTCTGTACTCTAGACCCCTTTTACCAAAAATGCATTATGTGAAACCATTGTCTGTAGCACAGCAAGATCTGCTGCGACATCAAGCTGTAAATATTGTGGCTGCACGGCTAAGCCGTGCAGAACCTCCTCTCAGGAAAGAAGTGGTTGAATACATGAGTGATGCAGATGCACACCTCTGGAGCATGAGGCGCAGCAAAGCAAACTTTTTCAGGCTGATGTCCGTCTTTAATGGATTATTCTCTGTTGGGAAATGGTTCGGAGATGTATGCATGTGGAAGAATCCTATCACGACATCATTAGTACATGTTCTCTTCCTTATGCTTGTCTGTTTCCCAGAATTAATCCTCCCAACAATTTTTCTGTACATGTGCCTAATAGGGCTTTGGAACTATCAGTACCGGCCGAGGTACCCTCCTCACATGAACACAAGAATTTCACATGCTGATTCAACACACCCTGATGAGCTTGATGAGGAATTTGACACATTTCCTACGTCACGGAGTTCAGAACTTGTTAGGATGAGGTATGATCGTCTGAGAAGTTTGGCCGGTCGAATTCAGACAGTAGTAGGAGATGTGGCCA